Proteins found in one Fulvitalea axinellae genomic segment:
- a CDS encoding DUF4857 domain-containing protein gives MNGKIGKYALVSLAIIVLAWYLPYFFNLLFKENIRPPYPVYSAIKQDYYFFNRKGPGIVDKKGNEFSIKQADSLLPLFYYRQLYAQGKMPDSVQGIAMTPSLFKAKTYMTRLKAKDYDRPEIKLYPLFETVLKRGKLTMPNDVFRIGKKMEFIDCQSNTINEKKSEQFTQTLKKSGFTFPADMIVGNPSARKPYDWGYFVLDQKGELFRIWMRKGKAFCRHIKKADNMSEIARLVVTEHSSKRFFATILDSNGKVFHLSAPTYKWERLPIDPINPKTDDISINGNPLYHLVRVINNNEIKAYAIKQDYSLENSYSIRLDKWEDKNPGKLKSYIFPFVLSSKKEGSDFVNFHFKKFAWSSIWVNLFFAILFFLTEKKQCRHERYFGFALCCLFGIYALIPLKVLVL, from the coding sequence ATGAACGGCAAAATAGGCAAGTACGCATTGGTTTCGCTCGCTATCATAGTATTAGCGTGGTATCTCCCTTATTTCTTCAATCTACTCTTCAAAGAAAATATTCGCCCCCCCTATCCCGTATACAGTGCTATTAAACAAGATTATTATTTCTTTAACCGTAAGGGGCCCGGTATAGTCGACAAAAAAGGAAATGAATTTTCAATCAAACAAGCGGACTCTCTTCTTCCTCTATTCTATTATCGGCAACTATACGCTCAGGGAAAAATGCCCGACAGCGTTCAGGGCATCGCCATGACTCCAAGCCTTTTCAAGGCGAAAACATACATGACCCGATTAAAAGCCAAAGATTACGACAGGCCCGAAATCAAACTCTATCCCCTTTTCGAAACGGTATTGAAACGGGGAAAACTCACTATGCCCAACGATGTGTTTAGAATAGGCAAAAAAATGGAGTTTATAGATTGTCAAAGCAATACTATAAATGAAAAAAAGAGTGAGCAGTTCACACAGACACTAAAAAAATCAGGCTTTACTTTCCCTGCCGACATGATTGTTGGTAATCCTTCTGCCAGAAAGCCCTACGATTGGGGGTACTTCGTTTTAGACCAGAAAGGTGAATTGTTTCGTATTTGGATGAGAAAAGGAAAAGCTTTTTGCAGACATATAAAAAAAGCGGACAACATGAGCGAAATAGCCCGGCTGGTTGTTACGGAACATTCCAGCAAGCGGTTTTTCGCTACAATATTAGACTCAAACGGTAAGGTTTTTCACCTTTCTGCTCCTACTTACAAATGGGAAAGATTACCTATAGACCCTATAAACCCAAAAACAGATGATATATCAATTAACGGAAACCCTCTTTATCATCTTGTTAGAGTTATTAACAACAATGAGATAAAAGCTTACGCCATTAAGCAGGATTACAGCCTTGAAAACAGTTATTCAATACGATTGGACAAATGGGAAGATAAAAATCCCGGCAAATTGAAATCTTATATTTTTCCATTTGTATTGTCTTCGAAAAAAGAAGGCAGTGACTTTGTTAATTTCCACTTTAAAAAATTCGCTTGGTCTAGTATCTGGGTAAATTTGTTTTTTGCTATACTGTTTTTTTTAACAGAAAAGAAACAATGTCGCCATG